AATATGGAAACTTCAAAGTTTCCCTTCCTCATGACACTGTAAAAGACGATAAACTGATAGAAGAATGCTATGCTCAGCTACTTAGTGCATCAGCTGCACCTTGTCCTACCCATGATGGCCCATTGAGCCACAAAATAGTGATAAAGTCAAAAACTAATAATGAGAAACACACCCTTGGTCCTGCTGGGAAACTCAAGTTTTCATCACAAACATGTGCTTCAGCCTTCTTCTGGAAGCACCCTCTCTTTCCCCCTCATCCACCTATCACCATCCCTCCTATAACATTTCCACCACTTCCACCACTGATTTTCCATAAACCACCTCCTCCTGTCTATACTCCTCCACCTGTACCTGTTTATACTCCTCCACCTGTACCTGAGAAGAAACCCCCTCCACCTGTACCTGAGAAACCTCCACCATGCCCTCCAAAGGTTGTGCCTCCACCAAAACCACCACCGGTTAAGCCTCCACCAAAACCACCAGTTAAGCCACCATGCCCACCAAAGGTTGAGCCTCCTCATCCACCAAAACCACCAAAGGTTAAGCCTCCTCATCCACCACATCCACCAAAGAAACCACCAAGCCCACCAAAGGTTAAGCCTCCACATCCACCAAAACCACCAAAGGTTGAGCCTCCTCATCCACCAAAACCACCGAAGAAACCACCATGCCCACCAAAGGTTAAGCCTCCACATCCACCAAAACCACCAAAGGTTGAGCCTCCTCATCCACCAAAACCACCGAAGAAACCACCAAGCCCACCAAAGGTTGTGCCTCCACTTCCACCAAAACCACCAAAGAatcctcctcctcttccacCAAAACCACCAAAGGAGCCACCAACACCACCAAAGGAGCCTCCTCCAACACCGCCAAAGAAGCCATGTCCACCAATCTTCAAGAAACCACTTCCACCAATCCCTAAGTTGCCACCACTTCCTCCAGTTCCAATCTACAAGAAGCCACTTCCACCTCTTCCTCCACTCCCTAAGTTGCCACCACTTCATCCAGTTCCAATCTACAAGAAGCCACTTCCACCTCTTCCTCCACTCCCTAAGTTTCCACCACTTCATCCAGTTCCAATCTACAAGAAGCCACTTCCACCTCTTCCTCCACTCCCTAAGTTTCCACCACTTCATCCAGTTCCAATCTACAAGAAGCCACTTCCACCTCTTCCTCCACTCCCTAAGTTGCCTCCACTCAAGCCACTTCCACCTCTTCCCAAACTTCCTCCAAAGCACTTTTTCCATCACCCCAAATGGTTCCCAGTACCACCTTCTTCCTCTCATCCTTAggctttatatattaatattgcagAGGTAGATGATTACTCTTGTTGGGTCTGCAAAATATGCATGCATTTTTTCTGTCTTCTTTTTTGTGCTTTCCGTATGATCAAGTATATTGAGGAAGTCTATTTGTTGCTAATAAAGCCTTGGAAGGATAGGGCATGTGATGAGCCTGGGGtgagaatataaataaaatttaaactaaaatagaGCGATATGATTAAGAAGTTTAAAGTGATGTGAAGTATGAGTGTGATCAATATTGTTGTTCTCGAATGAAGATCATCATCGGGGCAAGTTAGACAACCCAgatcattgtatttatttttaattaatttcatgtgTATACAAATGCATTGTGATTGGATAGTTAAGTTTTCTAATATCTCTTCAAAGAATAAGAGTTCATTTATGCTCATTTAATAGCAACAACcatgcattttaattaatatgtttttttttttatacttaaagtCTCAGTTGCGAAATACAATAAGTTTAACCGATATTTTATTGTCACCATCTTTCTACGGTAAAATATCTATTAGTCCTATTCATTTATAACTAGTTGTTCCAAAAACAAATATGATCAAATAACTTTTACTAAAGTTTTCTTtcataaccatttttttttttcatttagagGACTAGGCACCTGATAATAAACACTtcgatataaaaagaaataagatcAGAACTGTAGTGCAATATATAATATCATGTGATGtgacaagaaaatataaagctaaaaaaataatgagtgtaataaataaataaatttttataagatttaaatcaGCAAAAAATATCGACTAATCAAGAGCTTAAATGAATTTGTTAGTATCCATAAAATAAGGATGTTTTAGTTTtggttccttttattttttttagttcctgataaaaaaaattttggttttaatttatatgataaatatgtttaattaaatGTGTAACAATTATGTCATCACGTACCATATAATCTAATTTGCTTAATTAAGAAAGAATgacatcataaaaaatatcatgtgaCGTCGTAAGCACtaataaattacatatttacaataactaaaataaaaaatattcgcaagaactcaaaataaaaaaagacaattttgtaagaattaaaaacaaaaattagcaTACTTACAtaggttaaaataaaatatgtgatatatatatttgtaggaattaaaagcaaaaaaatacaaagactaaaataaaataaaaaatgcctatttttaagtattaaaaaagatGTATAGAGACTAAAGCTTAGTGACATATTTACAAAAAGCGTTacactaattaaatttaattgataaataaaaatatataacttaaaaaagataaatttgatTGACATCAACCATATTTCTTATCCATTATTCTCTTCGAGATCATGACATTATAATGACAATTAGACCTGCTTCCAACTACATGTCATTTTTAGGCAATTTTAgtcatagtattttttttttctttttggtcttTTGTCCCTTTGTTAAGTACAACATTAACGGATGATAACATCGATGTTGACAACTCATCTAGTCATTGTGTTTTTAATGTATGTTTATAACAATGGATGATGTTTGATTAGTTAATGagagattaaaacaaaaaaattataagattattCTGTGTCAAACTCATTCATAATATGAGAAGTTAATAGATCATTGTTATGTCATTATCTgacaataaaaactaaaattataaattttataggaactaaaatataataaaaaaattgtacacaAATTATTGAAGAACTTAAAAAATAGGATATTTTATGTGGATAAAAGTGATacttaagtatatatatatatattttaaagtttgaTCACTTATTAATTAGTGCTTAATGAGAATATGTAAAATTTTAGGTGATTTTgaaattatgaatatattttcACAATCGAGTTAattgtatattaaaataaaatcttgtcACGTGACATAATAAATTCTTATCACGTGacatattaaatatatcaaGGATTGATTGTGGAGCAAGCTAAACTCATGGAAGGGACTATCAATCTCAGTTGCTAGAAGGGAAGTTCTTATCAAAGCTATTGCGCATGCAGTGCCAAATTTTACCAGTGTGTATCTCTTCCGTCACTCACTGGGTGGCGAATTGCAGAagatgatgaattttttttggtgGGGGGCAAAAAGTCGTGGCCACAAAGGCATACAATGGTTGTCTTGTGATAATCTCTCAATAAGTAAAGATGAAGGGGGAGTGGGATTTAGAAACATGTAATGCTCAGGTTGCTAGGATTTTAAGAGCCAAATACTTTCTTGGGAAGAATATTTGGATGCAAACTTAGGTCACAATCCACTTATTCATGGAGGAGTATATGCAGTTCCTGAGTTTTGCTGAAAGTGGGAAATACTACCGGTTGGTGATTTTGTTGTAGAGATGAATCTGGGGCTTTTATGCTAGCCAGGACAGACTCAGAGTATCCATGAAGGAATAACACTGAAGGAAAAGCTCTCTAATGGATGACAGATCTCAGCCTTTCTCATGTTGTTTTGGAGTCCAATTGCaaaatatttgttgataaaattaactattttgttAGAGATGTTACTAAGATTGGATATATCATTGCTGATTGTAAAGCCATATTTGTGCAGAACCCAAATTTTAAAGTGGAATTTATAAAGAGATAAGTTAATTCTGTTGCATACTTGCTTGCAAGGAAGGCATCAGATGTCAAAGTTTATCATTACACCCCTCATGTGTTTACCCAAATATTATCAACGAAATACCTTAATTTttgtaagaaacaaaaaaaaaactacactacctttttttttattatagaaaaataaaaataaaaatataaaatatcatattttattgattaaaaatatattcaaggcaaaaaatattttttttttgaaatattttgttattataatttttatttaaatattttatatattttaattttatgaatttatacaagtttacattatatatttttattaattattgaataaaattttgagataataaacttaatttaaacaaagctacaaaattaaactaaaatatgatttttttaaagaatcaaCTGGTTGATAAGTAATATAACTTGTAATCGAGTAATCTaagatttgaatttatttaatttttgaatatagaataaattatgttaagaaaaaaatatttatttttaagtgtactcacaattttaataaaaattaatcactaAGGATTATTTTTGGAAGCACTAATAtgatgataagaaaaaaatataaatttttgaaaaattatatttaaacaacaaatcttataataaaaaaaggaaaaaaaataaaatgtaacaaATGATACATAGAAAGATAgacacataaaataatattatataaattattgtaatatataatttttttagaggaacgaaaatatgaattaaaaataagaaagttaGAAAATGATGCATAAATACATTGTAAGCCAGCAGCTCGGGCAACACAAGACAATCGCAATCGGTCAGAGCAAGGAAATCgcgaaaaggaaaaaaatcaaatgaaaaaaaaataaattaaactaaacccTTCCATTGCTGTGTGTTTCGCAGTGTTTGGGTTTAACTTTCTCTTCTTCGTTCTCGTTCTCTCCTCTAACAATGGCTGATACCAGTTCCGTCGACGCGTCTCTGTGGTGGGACTCATTCACTGTCCTCTTCTCTGAGCTTGAGAATTCCTCTCTGACCTCAGATCTCCCCCCGAATTTGGTACACTTTCAACAATCTCCGTTTGCCTTCGTATGTGTCTGAATTTGTGCACTTACATGAATCCTTTTGATGTTTATTTAGGCGAAGAAGTTGAAAGACAACCATGCATGGTTCGTGGACACACTAACGCGCTTCAAGCCGCCCAATCAGAGTTCCAAGGAAGCTTTGAGTTCAAAAACGCTGAAAATTGGATCTCACCAGCTCACTATTCAACCTCACCTGAAAGATAAAGCGTTGCAGATTAGCTCCTGTCTGGTCAGTAGTTCCTTGTTTGTGCTCGCTTTATGATCATTACATGGGGATTCGGGTGTTTACAATAGAATGAAAAGTTTCAATTGATGAGAGAAAAGTTGACATTGAAGTTTGAAAGTTTATTGTAAGTGATGTTATCCTTGATTTGGTTGCtactgtgtgtgtgtgggggggggggggggggggtggggtGGGGATAATGTTGTTGctactctgtgtgtgtgtgtgtggggggggggggggggtggggtGGGGAGGGGATAATGTTGTTTTTCATTATCTGTATTATTATTGGGAATTTACCTATTAATGTCCGTTATCCACTATCCAGTGAGTTATGCTGATAATTTCAGCTGCTAGACGAGGTTCAGTCATACATTATTGTCGAAAGGTCTGTGAAATATAATAATGCTGTTGCGGCTGATTCCATGGCTCCAGAGTTTCTTCACATGGTCAGTAGCTTAATCCCCTTTTTCTGTACATTATTGATGCAGTCGAGTGCTGATTTCTACAATGGTCATACTTTGTAAATAATAAGAAGGATTTGGCTGATCCAATATGTTTTTACTATACTTTCAAATGAGTAACTTTAGTGGATTGTGAGAACTGGGAAGTCATAGTTGGATGGATTcccaaaaactatttttaacttttatgacACTCATTGTTCTGGAATATAGTAGAGTTTGGAAGTTTAgtgtaataatttaaatgatttatACTCATACAGACAATGCATTTCAAGTCACACGTTGGACTTCTGTATATAGTTATCAATCTCGGATAGTGACTGATTACAAAAATGCTATAGTGGTATAGCACATAGTGGCATGGCTGCTattgtgatatattttttatacgaaTTGTATAATTTATGCTATATGCATATAAATGCTCACAAAGAAGAGTGAAGGTTTGTTGCCTGAAAACGATCACTCTGGTTGCACAAAATcagaacaaagagaagagatgTCTCAAACAGAGAGAAGTGTGTAAAACTAAAGTTTGTATAGCCCTTAGGGTTTTTAAAGTTTTAACCTTTAAGAGAAATGGGATTTTGTATAGCCTCTCTGAGAAACCCTGTCTTTTGGGCTGCTTAAAATGATGCGGTTTTGGGGGCTAGAATGACATTTTGTATAGCCTCTTTGAGAAACCCTGCTTTTTGGTATGCTTGACACTTGTGAACTATAAACACACTACTATTCGTGTTCCATGGACAGGCCAACAGCTGCTCTGCCATGCACCATTGCAAAAGCATGCTATTGATAACCTTGCTTTGATCCCTCATTTGGGTGTTGTATAGCATGATGAGTTATCTTAAGAGGTAGTAATCCTTGATTATCTATTCCATAGATTCCTTGTTCTTGTATTTTTGCCGTTGAACCTCAGAACATGATATGTGCGTGTGTTCTGCCAACTAGAAACCTTTTAGGTTCTTCCTTTTCCCCTCTTGTTCCATTAATGGGTTCATTATAGGACCCAAAAGAATAAATGGGAACAAGGTCAGAGTTAGTTAGATGATTGGATGTTTGTTTAgctagttttagttagaatctAACTAGTCGATAGTTTGTTAGGCATAGGCGTTTAAATAGCTGGAGCAAAGGCCTTTAGGAGTTTAGATTTGAGAACTGAGCAAAGGCTCTATTGTGTAAACTGTAAAGGGCAAACCTTTGTGAAAGGCAAACCTTTGGAAGGAAAATCCTCTCCATTGGTCCCATGTGTAACATTCCAAACGAATTACACCAGAATGAGAGGGATCCAGAGGTTGTGTAGGTATGAGACTGTATAATTGACAAtgacttaaaggaattaattgatattacctataccaacaaaatacatttatttttctgtAGCCCATCACTTAAGAACTTTACAATTAAGCATGCTTGGCTTGAAGTAGTTATGGAATGAGTGGCCTTCTGACAAGTTTTCTGGAAAATGTGAGAGTGAGGACAAAACACACTGAAATGTTTCGTGTTGGTTTGTGGGAATAGTCATTGATCCTGAAAGCATCCAAAACAGATTGTCCAGGTCTTGAACAGGGCTACCTACGGAGGGTTTTGACCAACGAATGTTGAGTGAAGTTTCACTGTGTGAAGTGTCGTAGTGCATGAGCCGCCAAGAAGTCGACAATCAAGGGCGTTACAAATGGTATCATAGCAGACCTCTCTTCTAACACGGTATGATTCGAGGACGAACCAGGCGAAAACAGGTGAACATGTAACATCCTAGACGAATCACACCATAATGAGAGGGATCCAGGGGTTGTGCAAGTATGAGACTATATAGTTGGCAATGACTTATAGGAATTAATTGGTATtacctataccaacaagatACATTTACTTTTTGGTAACTTATTACTTAAGAACTCCACAATTAAGCATGTTTGActtggagtagttattagaTGAGTAACTTTTTTGAAAGTTCTCGAAAAACGTGTGAGTGACGACAAAACACGTTGAAAAGTCTCGTGTTGGTTTGTGGGAATAGTCATTAATCCTGAAAACAGACGAAACAAATTGTCAAAGTCTCAGAAATGGTTCCCTACGGAGGGTTCTGACCAATGAAAATGTTGAGTGAAGTGTCATTGTGTGAAATGTCGTAGTGTGTGAGTCACTAAAAAGTCGACAATTAGGGGCATTACACCATGtatgttatttaataaataataagtaataTCAAAGTATTATGTTTTCCTTTCCTTGTATTTCTCATCTCTCTGAAAGCTTAAAACCTGTTTCTAGGTTCCTAAATCTAATAGTTTGTGTTATTAATCATATTCTGCTTCTTTAGATTGCCTTCATTGCATATTCGAGAGTTCAAAATATACTGGTATTTAGCTGCTTCTGAACTTGATAAGGTCTAATTTGATATAGATAGTTCATTTAGAAAATTGTTTGCCCAAAAAGTGAAATGGGCTTGCTGACAGTATTTTCTCTGTGATACTTGCTTTTAGTTCCTGTTtctgatttcttttctttctttttatgaaGATGTTAATTCAATATTACATGGAGTGACAGTGCTTGCTGAAGTGCATCAGGTGGATTCTCATGCATGCTTGTAAGTGTATCATGTTGATTTTATGGCCACTTAGTAAttgttttgttaattatatatattggaAGATACGCCTTTGTGAGCACACACATATTCAGTTTGTATAGGTTTAATAAACATTTCTACTTTATCTTAATTGACTTGGTGATATTTCTTTGGATTTTGACTTTACATGCAGTACACAATGGTTCTGTGTCTGAAGACAATACTATGAAGGAGGAGGCAAGAAAACTGTTTCATGATGGActggaaaataaattaatattgttcTTTAACAATATTTTGTCAAGTAGCTACCCAGAGCAAATGGTATGTTCAGTCTCCAtctactattttttaattttgcatgaTTATATTAGATGGGTAGTTAACTTGTGTTTGGTATGTGATCCTCACATAACTTTGATGCAATTACTTTGATCTATGTTCAGTCTCCATCCTAACATTAATGGCTGAATCTTGTTGTATGGCATTGCCTTCTTGCCCTATTCTTTCATATTCTTGATTAATGTATTATGTATCTCCAAGCCATAGGATGTTGTGACTGTAAATTATAATATGGATCAAGTgaatttttgaatgaaaaatttattgctTGATGATTCAACATGTGTGAATTGTGGAATGGTTGAAGGATGCTGATTTTTTTACTCTGTGGGCTGAGGAGACTCTAATTGAAGACAACTTGGTTTTAGACATCCTTTACCTGGCATATTATGATTCGTTCTGTACCTGTGGCGGTGAAATGTGGAAGAAGTTTGGTTCTCTTTACGAGGTATAATGTTATACTTCTGCTGGGGCTTGTGATATTTTCTTAAATCAAATCGTtgcttaaaatcatttttttgatCCAGGGAATCTTAGCTGGTGATTATAATTTGGGAAAGCTAGCAATTACTACAGAAACACAACAGTTGTCTTATCATGCTAAAGTTCAGCTGCTGCTTATTTTAATAGAAACCCTGAACCTGGAGAATGTTCTTCAAATGGTTCATGATGAAGTACCTTACAGGTTAGCCTAGTATTTATTTATACCATGATGAGTACTTCAAAGTTATGAAGAAAACATGTTGCCGAACAGTTTGGTTAAACCATGAAGTACTATGAAGTGTGAATTGCCAGGCCATAATCTGAAACCTCGTTGTTTGATGCAATGACTGGCTGAATGCTGAACTGAATGTGGTCTTCTAGGCTTATAAATTTCTCTTTGTTATAGGAAATATCTTGTGGTCTAAGCCCTAAGGCAATCATGAGACAGATGTTCTATTCTTTGAGGCTTGCCTTCCTTAAATATGTCATTTCATTCATTAACCAAGTAGAATTTCAATTTGTAACTGGATAAGAAATTGCATACTTTGTCCTATTCTGTTCTTCATTGAAATCTATCAATCTCTCACCTTAAATGTTCTTgttttgttgcttcttcttagAATGTGGCtttgggcctaactcaacccctaAAGCTAGCTCACAGGATGAGTGTTGCCTCCCACTTATATATTCTTTCTAGCCGATATGAGACTTGGGTTTTTCCCAATCCACCCCTTCATGCCCAACACTTTTGGGCTTGGTGCGTGGACAACATGGTGTGTGACCCTTTGAATGGATCTAGAATAGGCTTTGATAACAACTTAGAATGTGGGTTGTGGGCCTAATTCAATTCTAAAAGCTAGCTCATAGGGTGAAGGTTGCCTCTCAAGTCGCACATAGGCTAGAGATACTGccaagatagagtatataagtgagggacGACCCTCACCCTTTGAgttagcttttggggttgagttaggcatAAAACCACATTCTAAGACTTCTAATTCTGGGCGTTCAAAATAGCAAAGTTATATGCTATAATTCATTGTTAGAGTTCGTTGATTTTGCCAATAATTCCAtgtctattttaattttgtgttatTTATCAGCTTTGGATATGGAACATGTTCATTTGGTTAGTTTCATGTAGTGATATTCTTTGCCTAGATCTGTGGGTATTGAGTCAAATTCTCCATTCATAGTGTAGTACATATGATCTTATTATATTAGTTACATCGT
The nucleotide sequence above comes from Glycine soja cultivar W05 chromosome 11, ASM419377v2, whole genome shotgun sequence. Encoded proteins:
- the LOC114377118 gene encoding proline-rich extensin-like protein EPR1; this translates as MQILTRRQGAFLCFWLSVLFVVVDFCYGDHSTVEVVGLGECADCKEKNIQTSQAFSGLRVTVDCKAASGNFERRGVGELDEYGNFKVSLPHDTVKDDKLIEECYAQLLSASAAPCPTHDGPLSHKIVIKSKTNNEKHTLGPAGKLKFSSQTCASAFFWKHPLFPPHPPITIPPITFPPLPPLIFHKPPPPVYTPPPVPVYTPPPVPEKKPPPPVPEKPPPCPPKVVPPPKPPPVKPPPKPPVKPPCPPKVEPPHPPKPPKVKPPHPPHPPKKPPSPPKVKPPHPPKPPKVEPPHPPKPPKKPPCPPKVKPPHPPKPPKVEPPHPPKPPKKPPSPPKVVPPLPPKPPKNPPPLPPKPPKEPPTPPKEPPPTPPKKPCPPIFKKPLPPIPKLPPLPPVPIYKKPLPPLPPLPKLPPLHPVPIYKKPLPPLPPLPKFPPLHPVPIYKKPLPPLPPLPKFPPLHPVPIYKKPLPPLPPLPKLPPLKPLPPLPKLPPKHFFHHPKWFPVPPSSSHP